Proteins from a genomic interval of Desulfurobacterium sp. TC5-1:
- a CDS encoding RAMP superfamily CRISPR-associated protein, giving the protein MKWYKLIFEQVQPIHVGKLNWGVVSETEIFIPGQTMWGAVVNAYLCKNKHSEIKTVQENFETITNFFPSFDEENILEPAYKDGEFAYKTKKSLITEEKFRIYFVSADFKTSINPFTVTAKEEQLYEIEYILPKPKREFLEDAKQLGFKENLYWIGLIKLKEDDIKEVFERGNFEIFVGGDARYGYGLMKLKKYKEAEEKELQKWNLNDDGKFNHDSKTPLKNFLEFSSGIKFKGDIKLIPEMDFSQNTSSVKNAKFYIAIGSMLENNPPHDLILKKGKFILES; this is encoded by the coding sequence ATGAAGTGGTATAAGCTGATTTTTGAACAGGTACAGCCGATTCACGTTGGAAAACTCAACTGGGGAGTGGTATCTGAAACAGAAATATTTATTCCCGGACAAACCATGTGGGGTGCCGTTGTCAACGCGTATTTATGTAAAAATAAGCATTCTGAAATAAAGACCGTCCAGGAGAACTTTGAAACTATAACAAATTTCTTTCCATCTTTTGATGAAGAAAATATTTTAGAACCTGCCTATAAGGACGGAGAATTTGCATACAAAACAAAAAAAAGCTTAATAACAGAAGAAAAATTCAGGATTTACTTTGTAAGTGCCGACTTCAAAACATCTATAAATCCATTTACTGTAACGGCTAAAGAAGAGCAGCTGTATGAAATTGAATACATTTTGCCGAAGCCGAAAAGAGAATTTTTAGAAGATGCAAAGCAATTGGGTTTCAAAGAAAATCTCTACTGGATAGGTTTAATAAAATTAAAAGAAGACGACATAAAAGAAGTATTCGAAAGAGGAAACTTTGAAATCTTTGTAGGCGGAGATGCAAGATACGGCTACGGCTTGATGAAACTAAAGAAATATAAAGAGGCAGAAGAAAAAGAATTACAAAAATGGAACTTAAATGACGATGGAAAGTTCAATCATGATAGCAAAACACCTTTAAAAAATTTTTTAGAATTTAGCAGCGGCATAAAGTTCAAAGGGGATATCAAACTTATTCCCGAAATGGATTTTTCTCAAAACACTTCTTCCGTAAAAAATGCAAAATTTTACATAGCAATAGGAAGTATGCTGGAAAACAATCCCCCTCATGATTTAATTTTAAAAAAAGGGAAATTTATTCTGGAGTCTTAA
- the cas7b gene encoding type I-B CRISPR-associated protein Cas7/Csh2: MIRNRREYLFFYDVTDANPNGDPMDENKPRIDEETKICLVTDSRLKRIIRDELADMGEEIFIREERKEDGKLKTKEELLKSYNKGDYNEILKRCIDIRLFGGTFAIGDNAKSFTGPVQFKFGRSLHKVDVKLIKGTTVMPSGEQRGQGTMTDFYIIPYGLFCFYGIANEKASNDTQLTDEDLEKMTEALWKGIKESTDVISRSKFGHMPRLLIEIIYKEGEKFHIGELNKRVSINKPEALDDLAIRDIEEFELDLSKLKEAVQKHKDKIEKVYYCIDERVKLTEGSTLNEVFENITLEKFPWLAE, encoded by the coding sequence ATGATTAGAAACCGCCGTGAGTATCTTTTTTTCTACGATGTAACCGATGCGAATCCCAACGGCGACCCAATGGATGAAAACAAGCCGAGAATTGATGAAGAAACAAAAATCTGCCTCGTAACAGACAGCAGACTGAAGAGGATAATCAGGGACGAACTGGCAGACATGGGTGAAGAAATCTTTATAAGGGAAGAAAGAAAAGAAGACGGAAAATTAAAAACAAAAGAGGAGCTGTTAAAAAGTTACAACAAAGGAGATTACAACGAAATTCTTAAAAGATGCATAGATATAAGACTTTTCGGCGGAACGTTTGCTATCGGAGACAATGCTAAAAGCTTTACAGGACCTGTCCAATTTAAATTCGGAAGAAGTCTTCATAAAGTAGATGTAAAACTTATCAAAGGAACCACTGTTATGCCGTCAGGAGAACAAAGAGGACAGGGGACAATGACAGATTTTTACATAATTCCCTATGGACTTTTCTGTTTCTACGGAATAGCCAATGAAAAAGCATCAAATGATACACAGCTGACCGACGAAGATCTGGAAAAAATGACAGAAGCACTATGGAAAGGAATAAAAGAGTCAACAGATGTAATTTCCCGTTCCAAATTTGGACACATGCCGAGACTCTTAATAGAGATTATCTACAAAGAAGGTGAAAAGTTCCACATTGGAGAACTTAACAAAAGAGTTTCTATAAATAAGCCGGAAGCCCTTGATGATCTTGCAATAAGAGATATTGAAGAGTTTGAACTTGACCTTTCAAAACTCAAAGAAGCAGTACAGAAGCACAAAGACAAAATAGAAAAAGTTTACTACTGTATAGATGAAAGAGTTAAACTCACCGAAGGTTCCACACTGAACGAAGTTTTTGAAAACATCACTCTGGAGAAGTTTCCATGGCTTGCAGAATAA
- a CDS encoding TIGR02556 family CRISPR-associated protein, with translation MIEAIYNLGKILMQDDGNSGKVTPEPVSADRLIIINLDKDGKLINVTDTKNVSEYEKKLLYKRVRASRRCNSCTPTFFLNIKEPQKSITCLKSIFNWMKNYNSSVKEPEDYEAILKALKSYLKDFPPQSREKILLTVTVDGNFPSEIPEIVSAFETGYVQELGFNEIGTCSLCGSTTRITGKKSPFAFYTLDKVGYISGFSTKNHGKGFPICFECFKKLEKAKQYISSRSFILTKNAPRYWLVPGVIFDTETSDSNSLKELIENIYDLEYMKKYLHLTETEHQKLADTEEDILDILKELEDYLTFHFIFIEKNQSQEIIKLHIQDIYPSRIKKLFEAKTHVEKNLELKREFTFGTLGQFFWKWDKHSKRKDLQKYFLDLIDRIFREVPFSEALLIKFLLNGIRRAYLDEEYDKLTALNALASFLFVKATTEGIMETIKTDDVRNLLETLPLLNTPEAKGLFVLGVLTQRLIDKQAGTRKGNKPFLKKLSSFKLDQRGFEKLMPELRDKMEAYEIFGKFERELFDLASECFAKANQPWKLNVEKMNFVFAVGMGMKDKIYNKKFENKTDGGKS, from the coding sequence ATGATAGAAGCAATTTATAACCTTGGAAAAATTTTAATGCAGGATGACGGCAATTCCGGCAAAGTAACGCCAGAGCCGGTCAGCGCAGACAGATTAATAATCATAAACCTTGATAAGGATGGAAAGCTTATTAACGTTACAGATACAAAAAATGTATCCGAATACGAAAAAAAACTACTTTATAAAAGAGTAAGAGCCTCCAGACGATGCAATTCCTGCACTCCCACATTCTTTCTGAACATAAAAGAACCGCAAAAAAGCATAACCTGCTTAAAGTCCATCTTTAACTGGATGAAAAACTATAACAGTTCGGTTAAAGAACCAGAAGACTATGAAGCAATTCTCAAAGCACTGAAAAGTTACCTGAAAGACTTTCCTCCGCAAAGCAGAGAAAAGATTCTTCTTACCGTTACCGTGGACGGGAATTTCCCCTCAGAAATTCCGGAGATAGTTAGCGCATTTGAAACCGGCTATGTTCAAGAACTTGGATTTAACGAAATCGGAACATGTTCTCTGTGCGGCAGCACTACCAGAATTACAGGGAAAAAATCCCCCTTTGCCTTTTACACACTTGATAAAGTGGGCTACATTTCAGGCTTTTCAACTAAAAATCACGGGAAAGGATTCCCGATATGTTTTGAATGTTTCAAAAAGCTGGAAAAAGCCAAACAGTACATATCAAGCAGAAGTTTTATTTTAACCAAAAACGCTCCCAGATACTGGCTCGTCCCAGGTGTTATTTTTGACACAGAAACTTCTGACAGTAACTCACTCAAAGAACTCATTGAAAACATTTACGACCTGGAATACATGAAAAAGTATCTTCATTTAACAGAAACGGAACATCAAAAACTTGCAGATACAGAAGAAGATATTCTGGACATACTGAAAGAGCTTGAGGACTATCTCACATTCCACTTTATTTTTATTGAAAAGAACCAATCTCAGGAAATCATTAAACTGCATATCCAGGACATCTATCCTTCAAGAATAAAAAAGCTTTTCGAAGCCAAAACCCACGTTGAAAAGAACCTGGAACTTAAAAGAGAATTCACTTTCGGCACTTTAGGTCAGTTTTTCTGGAAATGGGATAAGCACTCTAAAAGGAAAGACCTGCAGAAATATTTCCTTGATCTCATTGACCGGATATTTCGGGAAGTCCCTTTCTCAGAAGCCCTGCTCATAAAGTTCTTGCTTAATGGAATAAGACGAGCTTACCTTGACGAAGAATACGATAAATTAACAGCACTCAATGCTTTAGCATCGTTCCTGTTTGTTAAAGCAACTACGGAGGGAATAATGGAAACTATCAAAACCGACGACGTCAGGAATTTATTAGAAACTCTACCTCTGCTAAATACACCGGAAGCAAAAGGATTATTTGTCCTCGGAGTCCTGACACAGCGCCTGATTGACAAGCAGGCTGGAACCAGAAAAGGCAACAAACCTTTCCTTAAAAAACTTTCCAGCTTTAAACTGGACCAGAGAGGCTTTGAAAAATTGATGCCTGAACTGAGAGACAAAATGGAAGCCTACGAAATTTTTGGAAAATTTGAAAGGGAACTGTTTGACCTGGCTTCAGAATGTTTTGCTAAAGCCAACCAGCCCTGGAAACTTAATGTTGAAAAGATGAACTTTGTATTTGCAGTCGGCATGGGAATGAAGGACAAAATCTACAATAAAAAATTTGAGAACAAAACTGATGGAGGTAAATCATGA
- the cas5b gene encoding type I-B CRISPR-associated protein Cas5b: MACRIIAFDIWGELAHFRRFFTTSSPLTFSFPPPTTVRGIIGAILGLQKNEYIEITNRLSIGIYITSPIRKLRTGLNIIFTKGSGGKFEPTLFKDKKGDVKKTVRTQIQVEFLKDPGYRIFVAGDEKLLDSLLNYLPYHKTEYTVSLGLSECLADFKFAGEFTAEEVEETSEIHSAIPTRKIKNISLSNQIKLAKERIPIYMNAERIVQEYDNIVFETSGKPIKGAFKNVFHIKETGENVHLFTVPSQQMSKRSFEKDAKSG; the protein is encoded by the coding sequence ATGGCTTGCAGAATAATTGCTTTTGATATATGGGGAGAACTGGCACACTTCAGGCGGTTTTTTACCACTTCTTCTCCCCTCACTTTCTCTTTTCCGCCGCCAACAACCGTTAGGGGAATAATCGGAGCCATTTTAGGACTTCAAAAAAATGAATACATAGAAATTACAAATCGGTTAAGTATCGGAATATATATCACTTCCCCTATCAGGAAGCTAAGAACCGGGCTAAACATAATTTTCACCAAGGGAAGCGGTGGGAAATTTGAACCAACGCTTTTTAAAGATAAAAAGGGAGATGTTAAAAAAACCGTTAGAACGCAAATTCAAGTAGAATTCCTGAAAGATCCTGGTTACAGGATTTTCGTAGCCGGTGACGAAAAACTTCTTGATTCCCTTTTGAACTATCTGCCGTACCACAAGACAGAATACACTGTTTCCCTTGGTCTTTCTGAATGCCTTGCCGATTTTAAATTTGCAGGTGAATTTACCGCTGAAGAAGTAGAAGAAACGAGCGAAATACATTCAGCAATACCAACAAGAAAAATAAAAAACATCAGCTTAAGCAACCAGATTAAACTGGCTAAAGAGAGAATTCCCATATATATGAACGCAGAAAGAATTGTTCAGGAATATGACAATATTGTATTTGAAACCAGCGGTAAACCAATTAAGGGAGCTTTTAAAAATGTCTTCCACATTAAAGAGACCGGAGAAAACGTTCACCTGTTTACTGTCCCATCCCAACAAATGTCTAAAAGATCATTTGAAAAAGACGCAAAATCTGGTTGA